From Archaeoglobus sulfaticallidus PM70-1:
CTTAATCTTCTTTTTGCTTTCAAGCTTTTTCAGACTCCAGCCGATCTTCTTCACGGCTTTTTCAAGGAATTCGTCCTTGATGTCCACAATCGTGACATTATAGCCAGCAATAGCACACACCTCTGCTATTCCGTGCCCCATTGTGCCCGCACCAATAACAAGAACATTCTTCATCTTATCTCCCCCAGTCTGACATTTTCAATTATTTAATACATTTATACTTTACGATTCCTATCCAAAATACTTTTAAATTTTACAATTATGTTGTAACTTAATGGCCAATATTAACGAAATTCATGCAGATAAAAGGATGGTAAAGATACTTGAGGGAATAGCGAAGGGATTCACTCTCGAGGAGATAGCCAACTATGCTGGAGTCTCTCCAAAAACAGCCTTCAATAGAATCAAAGCCCTTGAAAGCAGGGGTATCGTGTTGAAGGAAAGAAGGACATGGAAAATAGATTACCAGAAAGCTGGACTGGACACGATCGGTGTTTTGCTGATAGCGATCCATAACGATATAAAAGGGTATAAGAAGGTTGTTGAGGCTCTCAAAAAACTCGACTTCGTCGAGAACATCTTCAACCTAATAGGATCCAACTACAACCTGCTCGTGATTGTGAGGTATAAGGACCTAAAGGAGGCTTCAAAGGAGCGGGAAAAGTTCTATGAGTGGCTGGATAGAGAGGGAATTAAGGTTGATTCATATGCAGAGTTCATAGGCGAGACACTCAAAGAACATAAAAGGACCTTATTCGATGTTTCACAAGATGAGAAAATTTCAAATCCGTGAAAATTATGTTAAGAAAGTTTTTAATAAACAGAAAAGTTATAATAATCTAAATAGAAAAATTTTTAACCTTTTTCAAGTTGATATGCAACTATGAAAGTTAAGAGAGCCTTTCTGATCCTGCTGCTCCTGACCTCAACCGCACTGGCGAGCGAGTACATTTTCAGCATGAAAGTAAATGTGAAAATAAGCGAGAGCAAAATCGATATTTCTCCAAAGAGCTTTAACCTCAACCTCCAGTCAGGAACGGAATATGTCAGGGAAATTACAATCAAGAATTATGGTGAAAGCAGAGAGATCTACTTCGAGAGTTTTATCGAGGGAGAGACCCCAGAAATGATGGATGTCGAATTCCACGATACCTTCGGGAACACAATATATTCATCAAATAAGCTCACAATACCGGCAGGAAGCTCTGACAGCCCCGCTGAAGTGAAGGTGAACGTCCACATCTCAGCAGATGAGTCGGCTAATGGCAGCTACACGATATACATCCAGGCAAAGGAGACCTGAATCTTAAGTTGAATATTAAAGCCAATCCGGTATCTCGATATAACCCTCAGTGGCGTTCACGACTACCTTCATACCTGTTTTTAATTTACTGAGATCCGCTCCATCAACGAGAGGGATGTCGCTTATGATTGCTCCTACAGCAATTATGGCCTCCGTTTTTTCGTTGATTATGGCGAGAGGTGCTGAACCTGCTTTCTTCATCCTCAAAAGCACATATGTCCCAACAGTAGATCCCCTTCCAGTTGGAAAGGCAAATATCTTTCCTGAAATGTTCTTGCCGTAGATATCGCTATCTTTTGCCTTAACAAGCCCGCTTTCAGGATCCACATCACCGAGAAACGAGAAGTTTTTCCTGCTGACAATTAACTCTCCCTCTGCATAGCCTTTTGAAATCGTTCTGCATGGTATTCGCATAAAGGTTGTTATTCAGCGGAGTTATATTTCTTTTGTATCAGGCAGCATATAGGCAAACACAGAAACATTTTTAATTCATTCATGCACAATCGAATTGAGGGCTCGTAGCTCAGTGGGAGAGCGCCGCCTTCGCAAGGCGGAGGCCCCGGGTTCAAATCCCGGCGAGTCCACTAAGTTTCATTTCAATAATTTTAGCAAATTTTCCTCACTAATTGTATGATTCCATAATTGTATCCCAAAAACTTTGCCTCGTTTTTGTAAGAAATTGATAGCCTTGTCAATTATCCTACAGATATAATGACGCTGTCGTTGAATATCAAGATAACATAAAACGGAAGCCTGAGCTAGAATTACCATAATCTGTTCTGGTATGGTCACCCACATAGAAATGTAATGTTTTTTCGTCAGCTTAAGATGTGTAAAATTAGTTTGTTATGTCATCACGCAGCAACTCTCCGAAAATTTTTTAATTCCATATAACCGGTGCGAGATTTTAATGGACGACGGAATGAGTGTCGGAATTGATGAAAAAGTTGAGCCAAAAAAAGCCGTTCTTCTTGGTCTTCAGCACGTTCTCGCAATGTTCGGAGCGACAGTGACTGTACCTCTGGTCGTTGGAACAGCGATAGGTCTTGAAAGTAATGCCATAGCCCTTATGATTCAGGCAGTGCTTTTGACAATGGGAATAGCAACGCTCTTGCAAACCACAATAGGATCAAGATATCCAATAGTCCAGGGATCGAGTTTTGCATTCATTCCAGGGTTGATAAGCATCGGCAAGGGCTTGGGATTGGCAGCGGTTGAAGGTGCTTTAATTGTTGGTGGTATTCTTGAGGCATTGATTGGTGGTCTGGGAATTGTAGGTAAAGTTAAAAGGCTATTCTCGCCATTAGTAACGGGAGTTACAATAATGCTAATAGGTTTTAGTTTAGCCCATGTAGCTGTAAAATACACCTTCAACTTCTTTGCAGATCCTTCTGGCGCTTCAATTCCAAAAGCCTTCTTTATAGCCTTGATAACTTTTGCAACAACAGTATATGTGGCTTTAAAAGCCAGAGGCCCGTTAAGGGCAATGCCCGTAATTGTTGGAGCTATTGTTGGTTACCTGATCAGCATACCCCTTGGAATGGTGGATTTAAGCCTGGTTAATGAATTGCCAGTATTCAGCATTCCAAAACCACTGCCATGGGGGATACCCATATTTGAAGCTACAGCAATAATCACACTCTTGTTCGCATTTATGGTAAGCATAATAGAAAGTGTTGGCGATTACCACGCAATTTCAGCAATAAGTGGGGCAAAAATAACGGACAGGAATATAAACAGAGGAATAATGAGCGAGGGCCTGGCATGTTCAATTGCTGGATTTTTGGGGGCATGTGGAACAACAAGCTATTCAGAGAATATAGGACTTGTTGCTCTAACAAAGGTTGCGAGCAGATATGTGGTCCAGATTGGAGGAGTAATACTGATATTCCTCTCATTAATTCCAAAGTTTTCTGGAATACTGGCTTCAATTCCCGCTCCCGTATTGGGTGGTTTAACTGTAGCACTTTACGGAATGATAAGCGTCACAGGACTCAGACTGATAAAAGAGAAAGTCGAATTCACCGACAGAAACATGCTGATAATTGCAAGTGCTTTAATAGTTGGTTTGGGTGCTCCTCAACTCCCACCAGAATTTTTGGAACACTTCCCCAAAATAATTGGAAGCATTCTAGAATCTGGAATGGCTGTTGGAGCTTTAACTGCTATAATTCTGGATCAGCTCCTGAGGAATAAACCGGGTGATAAAAAATGATAGAAGATAGACGCTGGGAAGGTGTTTATTCCTTTGAGGACTCTCCATTTCTGATGGAAGTGCTTACAGAGCTCAGAGACAAAAACACAGACAGCATAGCATTTAGAAAAGGGCTGGTTAAACTTGGAAGGTACATGGGTTACGAACTGACAAAAACCATGGAGTTTGAAAAGATCAAAGTTGAAACCCCTCTAGAGGAAACAAAAGGGGTTATCGCCAAAGACAGGAAAAATATCGTTATCATAACTGTTCTCAGGGCAGCAATTCCGCTAATGGAGGGGTTGATTAAAACATTGGAGCACGCAAGAGTAGGTATTATCTCAGCTTCAAGAGGAAAACCGCCAGAATTCGAAATAGATGTGAAGTATGTCAAGATTCCAGAGATAAAACCAGAAGATACTGTGATTATCACAGATCCAATGATTGCTACTGGATCGACTTTAACTGCGGTGATCCAAGAGATCAAAAAATACAACCCTCCAAAGAGAATAGTAGTTTTAGGAGTACTAGCAGCCCCGGAAGGAATTGAAAAGATTAAGAAAAAGTTCCCGGAAGTTGAAATATTCATAACAAAAATTGACAGAGAATTAAACTCCAAAGGATACATCCTACCAGGTCTGGGAGATGCAGGAGACAGAGCATTTGGTGAACCAACAAAAGTTTAAACATTGGCCATAATCATTATCCTAATTTTTCTGCACTAATAATCTCCTCAAGCCCCCAATTCTCTTTGTCTTTTCCCCAGAAATACAATCAAAGTGCTAAAGGTAAGCCCCTTCTTCAGCTCATCAACTGTTATCTTGGCGATGGTGGATCGTGTTCACAGGCCAGTATAGATAAACGATCCACAAGATAAACAAAACAACTTTCTGATATTCCAACAACTTTTTTATACTATTTAGTAGTCTACCCAAAATATGGGAGATACCACAGTAACCATAATAGGAGTTATCGTCGGATTCCTTTTTGGTTTAAGTGGGATCGCCACACTGTTCAACATGATGAGCACGGTCATCACTGAAGCTTCTACACAGCTATCACAGGTTAGTGCCGCATCAACTCTGGTATTGCTTGTCATTGCAATAATCCTCGTCATCAAGGTAAGAATTCTTTCATCCCTGATCGTGGGAGCTATTATAGGTGCTGTACTCAACTTCATACTCCAGATGAACGGCATAGACATCGTAAATCAGGTATTCTCCATCATATCACAGTACATCTAAATCAAAATGATTAAACTTTTATAGTGCAATAAGTAGTAGCGAGGGGATGAAAGTAGCTCTTGGTGGGACATTCGAGCCACTGCATGAAGGGCACAAGAAACTGATAGATGTAGCGATACAACTCGGCGGAAAGGAAGTAATGATCGGAATCACGAGTGACGAAATGGCACGGCTTAGGATAAGGAGTGTCCTGCCGTTTAGGATAAGAGCTGAAAATGTCAGGAGATATGTGCTATCAAAATACGGTTTTGAACCATCTATTGTAAAAATAGACAGCCCGTATGGAAGAACACTCGATGTCGATTTTGATTATCTTGTCGTATCTCCTGAGACATGCAAAATGGCTGAACTCATAAACAGAAAGAGAAGGGAACTCGGTAAGAAGGAAATTAGAATAGTCAAGGTTGATTTCTTACTCGCAGAGGATGGAAAGCCCATATCCTCCACAAGGATCAAAAGAGGCGAAATAGACAGATATGGTAATCTCATTTGAAGTCAACATTGATTTCCCCTCTATTTGAAATTTAATGAAATTTAACAATCCTTAAGATAGCTTGAGAAATGCATAGAGAGAGCCAGAAATTTCGAGTTTACACCCTTCGTGTCCGTTGTAACTCTGGATAAAATCTAAGCCTAAAAAATTTTAACCCCTGCAACAACCTCCCCTCGTGAGAATACTCATCGTTGGTGGAGGAATTGCAGGGAGTCTTTCAGCGATACATCTCGGTAAAGAAAATGAAGTGGTTGTCGTTGAGGAACATCAATCAGCAGGTTTTCCCGTTCAGTGTGCCGGGCTTATCAGCGAAGAGTGTTACAATATCTTGTCAAATTTCAGTAAGAGATGTTACATTAACAAAATAGATGGAGCTTTCTTCTTCTCCCCAAACGGAGATTATCTGGAACTTTACGGAAAACGGAGAGGCGTTGTTATAGAGAGAAAAATTTTGGACTTTGATCTCATAAGTAAAGCCTCCGAAAATGCAAATATTTTGATGAAAACGAAATATATATCTTCGAATGGTAAAAAAGCCAAACTGAGGTCAGATTCAGGAGAGATGTTCCTGGAATACGACTTTCTCATAGGAGCGGATGGTACCTACTCAAGGGTGTCCTCAGAGTACGGCTTCAGGAAACCAGAAGTGCTCTCAGCCATCCAGTTCGAGGCAAATTTTGAGTGTCTTGATGAAAACATGGTTGAACTCTATTTTGGATCAGAGTACTCCAGCGGATTTTTTGCGTACGCCATTCCCTTGGACAGTACAACAGCAAGAATAGGAGTCGTCACCAAAGCATCAGAAATCAACGCCGTACACTACCTGAAAAATCTAATAGAAAAGCACCCATCAGCATCCATAAGATTCGGAAAGGCTATTACAGAACTCAATGCAGGTTCAATACCTGTTGGGTTAAACGAGATCGTCAGGGAAAATGTTTGCCTGATCGGAGATTCTGCCGGGATGACGAAGCCATATACTGGAGGGGGAATTTACTACTTGCTTAAAGCTGTGGAATGTCTGAGTGAGAATTTCCCATCGCTAAACAGATTCAAACAAGAATATCTGAACAGGATGGGCAAAGAATATGAATTCGGAATGAAAATATACAGGCTATACAGTAAGCTCTCAGACAGAGATTACAACGAGTTGCTGAGCTCCGCAAAAGGTTTTGAAGGCTATGCAAGGGAACTGGACATGGATAGGCCATCAAGCATCCTGAAAGTCTTGCCGGCTATTATGAAATTGCTATTCAAGAGCCCCACACTATACCTGAAGATAGGAAAAGAATTTCTTATTAAATAATTTCTGAAACCAAAGTTTATTCAAAAAATAGAAATTTATCTTTTTTCTTCTTCAGTACCTCTTCCAGTTTCTTGCCTAAAGGATCTTCATGAGTATACGGACATGATAGGTAGTGTTCTACAGCCTTTGCTATCGCATCTTTTGTTGCGCTCTCTCCAGTCTTTTTCTTCAACTCCTCAAGCACACTTTCTGGCAGCACTGTCTGGGCGTGCACGATCTTTACCATCATATCACCTATCATGATAATGATAACGGAGTACTTAAATGTTTTGAAAAACTCATCATGAACACGCAAAAAGATTTTTAATTTTTACCGGAGTATTCTTGCTATGTCGATAGAACTGTTGGCTTTGCTGCTAGGAATGATATATGGCTATATCAACCCAGGCAGGGAGGACAGAATAAACATCCTGAAGAAAGCCGTAATTTTTGGCATAGTTGTAGGGATCATTCTTGGTCTGCTGGTTGGCATAATTTTCCCACCAGCCGGAATCCTTGTTGCCGGAGCGGGAATGGTTGGCTTCACGATAATTACCCTGTATTTTGCAGTCTTTTTCGTTGTTGGGACGATTATTGGAGATTTTCTTGAAAGGAAAAAGTAAGGAAAGTGGAAGAGTATGTCAGAGTAGAGCTATGAGGAGAAAAGAAATCGAGGAGCTTTTCCATCTGGATCTTCACGAAATAGGGAGGTTGGCGGACAGCATAAACAGAGAGAATGGAAACTATGCAACATTCGTAATAAACCGTCACATAAACTACACCGACATCTGTGTATCAAAATGCCCGCTGTGTGCGTTCAGCAATAGAGAAAACTATTTGCTATCCACCAGAGAGATTTTAAAGCTTGTAAAGGATGCTGTAGAAAGGGGAGCAACCGAAGTGCACATTGTCGGAGGGCACAACCCGGAAATCGGGATTGAGTACTTTGAGGATGTCTTTAAATCTATAAAGGATATGTTTGATGTCACAATAAAAGCCCTGACCGCAACCGAAGTGGATTTCTACTCCAGAAAGGAGAAGATGAGTGTGAAGGAGTTCCTGTCAAGGCTTAAGTTAGCCGGGATGGATGCTATGCCCGGAGGCGGAGCTGAGATACTGGTAGATGATGTCAGAAAGATTATAGCTCCAAACAAGATAAACAGCGAGAGGTGGCTTGAAGTCATGAGAATAGCCCACGAAACAGGAATAAAAAGCAACGCAACAATGCTCTTCGGACATGTGGAAAGCTATAAAGACCGGTCGGAGCATCTATACAAGCTCAGAAAACTTCAAGAAAAGACTAACGGCTTCATTTCATTCATTCCACTACTGTTCCACCCGGAGAACACTGACCTGAAGAAAAAAGGGTTGGTAACCAACAAATCAAGTCCAGAAGACGTTCTGAAGACCATAGCCGTTTCGAGGATAGCTCTGGATAACTTCAGAACCATAAGAGCCTACTGGGTCATGCTCGGTGAGAGGCTTGCAGAGGTAGCGCTGAACTACGGAGCAAACGATCTCGACGGAACGCTGATGGAGGAGAGGATAACCCATTCTGCTGGGGCAGAGACTCCAACAAGCTTAGAGGTAGAGAGAATCGTTAAAATCGCGAGAAATGCTGGGAAAATACCGGCTCAGAGAGATACATTCTGTAACATTATAAGGGTGTTCTGATGGTGGGTTTAAGGAGTCCGATGAACATCAGGCCAGACAGAAAGACCAGGATAGGAAAATTCGGATTTCTCAACAACTTCCTTCCATACTACTTCCTCGAGAAGAGCAAGAAGTATGAGATTGTAGAGACAAATCCGAGAAATATGGTCAACATGCTCCTGAGAAAGCAGATACATTATGCTCCAGTCCCTCTGTTCGCATCACTGAAGAATGGTTTGAAAAACTACAGCTTTTGTGTGGCTTCCAATGATAGGGTTCTGAGTGTAGTTGTCGTTTCCAAGAAAAAGGAGCTTGAAGGAGATATTGCGATAACAAACCAATCGCTGACAAGCGTCAATTTACTCAAGATAATCCTAAAAGAAAAGGGTTTGGAGAACAGGCTCAGGGAGTTCGATAGTGGTAGTGCGTGGGATTTGCTTAAAGAATGCGATAATGCACTTGTTATAGGCGATGAGGCGATAAAGGCGAGAATGGTCTTCAGGGTGGTGATGGATCTTGGAGAGGAGTGGTATGATATCACAGGTTTGCCGATGGTTTTCGGCATATCTGCATCCCTCAACGGCTTCGACGCAAGCAAAATAGATAGGGATTTGCTTGAATCAACTGAAAAGGGTTATAAAAACATCCATCTGATAATAGAGGAGGCTGAAAAACACTTCAAGATGCCTGTAGAGTTTCTGGAGGAGTATTTCAAGACTCTGAAGTTCAAGCTTGGGGGTAAAGAGAGAAGGAGCATTGAGCTTTTTGAGGAGTATTGCAGAAAGTATGATCTCATTTAGGTGACTCTATGCGCCTGGAGTTTGATGAGGCTTTAGAATTGTTCGATATCCCGATATACGAACTCGGAAAAATGGCTGATGAAATTAGAAAAGAGAGATGTGGAGATGTTGTAACTTTCGTCATAGACACGAACATCAACTACACGAACATCTGCGTTTCAAAATGCAAATTCTGTGCGTTCTACAGGGACGACGGATTTGTCCTGAGCTACGATGATATTCTGGACAGGATATCAGATGCTGTAAAGCATGGAGTGACCCAGGTTATGCTTCAGGGAGGGATGAATCCCGATCTCGGGATCGAGTGGTTTGAGGGGCTTTTCAGACTGATAAAATCAAAATTCCAAAACATACACCTTCACAGCCTGTCTCCTCCAGAGATAGTGTTTCTCTCAGAGTTGGAAGGGTTGAGCTATCGTGAGGTTCTCGAAAAGCTAAAAAATGCCGGGCTGGATTCCCTTCCCGGAGGGGGTGCAGAGATCTTATCCGATAGGGTTAGAAGAAAGCTGAGCCCGAAGAAGTGCAGTGCTGATGAGTGGATTGAGGTCATGAGAGAAGCCCATAGACTTGGAATGAAAACAACCGCCACGATGATGTTCGGGCATGTTGAAAGCCATGAGGACATCGTAGAACACCTCTTCAGAGTAAGGGATTTGCAGGATGAAACTGGAGGCTTCACAGCATTCATCCCCTGGACATACCAGCCCGGAAACAACGAGTTAACATCAACCATCAAAGAGCCTGCATCCTTCACCCACTACCTGAAAATTCTCGCAATCTCAAGAATAGTTCTCCACAACATAGAGAACATACAGGCATCATGGCTAACCCAGGGCTTTGATGTCTCGTTGCTGGCCTTATACTTCGGAGCCAACGACTTTGGAGGGGTTATGCTTGAGGAGAATGTGCTTAGAGCTACCGGAAAGAAAATTGCCTGCATTAAGGTTGAGGATATGGTTAGACTGCTGAAAACCACTGGAAGAAAGGTTGCCCAGAGAGACACATACTACAATATCCTGCGATGGTTTTAATTGACTGTGTTTTCTAAAATTATTTTTGACAGAAAATATTTATACTATCAAACTGAATTGCCACTATGAAATCCTATTTGATCTCGTTTATCGCTGGCTTTATATCAGTATTTGTAGCAAACTTTCTGAGCCTCTTTTTCAGGATTGAGGGGCCAGCAATGGTTTATCTGGCACTGGCCATATCCATACTGCTCTCATCTCTGTACACCCTAACAAAATCCGAGAAGCTGACAGCAATACACATAGCTGTTTCAGCAGCAACAGCCCTGACTTTAATTGCCGTGATCAGGTTTTCTCCATCAGCAATAATCCTTTTCGCAATCATCCTGATCGCTGGAAGCATAATACTTGGAAGGAACAGAAAAGAGGAGGTATCCATAGCTGCCAACTCCTTCCTTACAGTTCTCGGTGTCATCATTGCATTTATGGCTCTGATAGGCTACTCGGCTCATGAACATTACAACGCAAAGTACATCTCGGTTGAAAAAATAGGAGATGCTGAATGTTCAGAGATAGATCTCGACAGCTATCCATACCTAAAAAATGCTTTAAAGCTGGCTGAAAAGAATGGAAAGGCCATATCGAGAGTTCCTCCAGAAGAGTGGTATAAAATCCTCAGACGCATTAACTCGCTCGAGAAAAAGTGCATAATGTATAACGGAAGCAATTACAGTACAGCCTTCATGCTGTCCTGATCTGTGACTGTTAAGTAGAGCTTATATACAACCAAACCGATAAGCCATCGTGGGAACGCTCATTCAGGATTCAGTCCACGGGATGATCGAGCTCCCAGAATGGGCTGAAAGGATAATCGATACACCTCAGCTTCAGCGGTTGAGGAGGATCAAGCAACTTGGGTTCGCGAATCTCGTTTATCCGGGAGCCAACCATTCGAGGTTTGAGCACAGCCTAGGGGTTTTTTACATAACCAAGAAGCTAACAGAGAAACTTGAAATTAGCAAAGACTCCGAGATGGAGATTCTGATTTCCGCCATAATCCACGACTCCGCTCATGCACCTTTCTCACACAGCAGTGAAAGAATAATCAAGAGATACCTGGGAAAAACCCATGAAAGGATAGACTTCTACCTCAAAAGCACAGAGCTAGAAGATGTCATCAAAGAGCTTGGCTTCAGCCTGAGAGATGTTGCAAGACATCTGAGCGAGGAGTCCTACGGGATCGTTAGCGGAGAGATAGATGCAGATAGGATGGATTATCTGGTTAGGGACTCTCACTATACCGGAGTGGCTTATGGTGTTTTCGATATAACGAGGCTAATAAACACGACCAAGTTCGTGAACGATCGGCTGGTTATAGACAAAAAGGGCCTTAAGTCTGCAGAATCACTGCTGATCTCAAGATTCATGATGTATCCTACCGTTTATCATCACCATGTCTGCAGAATAGCCAGAAAGATGTATGAGAAAGCCCTGGAGAGATGCATAGAGCTCGGTGAACTTGAGGCAAGGGATCTCGTAAGGATGGACGACTACGACATGGTTTCTTTTTTGAGAAGTTCCAACAGCTTCTCAAAAGAAATTATCGACAGAATTGACAGACGGGATCTGTTCAAGAGAGCAATTTATGTTGGCAGAGATAGGGTTGGAGATGTGAAGATCTCCGAAAGGAGGGCAGAACTGGAGATTGCTGAGATTGCGGATGTCGATGTGGATGATGTTATCGTGGATATACCTCCAGAAACAGATGTCAGGGAGGTTTCAGCACTTGTGCATATGGATGATGGGCTTAAAAAGCTTGAAGATTGCTCTCCACTGGTAAAAACGCTAAGAGATGCTGAAAGGGATATCTGGATGCTCGGTGTATACACAACAAAGGAAAATATTAGAGCTGTCGCAAAGGCAAGTGTTAAATTGTTCAACATCGAAAGGATTCCAAAGCAGAGAAGGCTTGATGAAGTCATAAATTTTTAAGGTAAAATGTTTTATAGCGTTAAAATCTACATTCGAGGGGTGAGAGGTTGAAGAGAATCAGCGTGTTCGATACAACGCTAAGGGATGGTGAGCAGACTCCCGGAGTGTCCTTCCCGATAAACTACAAGATTCAGATTGCAAAGCAGCTTGACAAGCTGGGTGTTGATTATATTGAAGCCGGATTTCCCGTAGCTTCCAAGGGGGAGTTTGAGGCTGTAAAAACGATTGTAAATCTTGATTTGGACTCAAAAATTTGCGGTCTGGCGAGAATAGTTAAGGAAGATATAGACTCAGCCCTTGATTCCGGAGTTGATCTCGTTCACATTTTCATCTCAACCTCAAAGATTCAGATAGATTACACGATTAAGAAGAGCAGAGAGGAGATCATCAACGACTCTGTTGAGGCTGTAGAGTACATCAAGGATCACGGCAGAGAGTGCATGTTCTCTGCGATGGATGCCACGAGGACTGAAATCGATTACCTTAAGGAGATATACAAGGCGGTTGAGGAGGCTGGAGTTGACATAATAAATGTGCCCGATAC
This genomic window contains:
- a CDS encoding HD domain-containing protein translates to MGTLIQDSVHGMIELPEWAERIIDTPQLQRLRRIKQLGFANLVYPGANHSRFEHSLGVFYITKKLTEKLEISKDSEMEILISAIIHDSAHAPFSHSSERIIKRYLGKTHERIDFYLKSTELEDVIKELGFSLRDVARHLSEESYGIVSGEIDADRMDYLVRDSHYTGVAYGVFDITRLINTTKFVNDRLVIDKKGLKSAESLLISRFMMYPTVYHHHVCRIARKMYEKALERCIELGELEARDLVRMDDYDMVSFLRSSNSFSKEIIDRIDRRDLFKRAIYVGRDRVGDVKISERRAELEIAEIADVDVDDVIVDIPPETDVREVSALVHMDDGLKKLEDCSPLVKTLRDAERDIWMLGVYTTKENIRAVAKASVKLFNIERIPKQRRLDEVINF